The Medicago truncatula cultivar Jemalong A17 chromosome 7, MtrunA17r5.0-ANR, whole genome shotgun sequence genome includes the window TGAATATTAGTttgttctctcaaaaaaaataaaggaatatTTGTTTGTACATAAAAGAAGTGGGAGATCTAAGTTTTTGACTTAATGGAAATTAAGTAAGTTTTTGTCAAACAACATATGTTTGTAGTGAActccaccaaaaaaaaagtattttatctacattttttttttataattaatcatGTTagaaatttcaacataaaataatcTCTACAAGTAATAAAGTGCAACTAAAAAGAAAGTGCTCTCGAGGTTTATAGCATTTGAGCATTTCCTAGAACAAACCCTACGCAAGGGCATACTTGGTCTAGGAAAAAAAGAGACAACCTGCTGTTTGGTCATAATCCTAGTTTTGGAGCAACGTAATCCACATGATGAGGACACGTTTACCCTTACGTTCTCCTCAAACAGTGTTTCCCTTCTgtctttttcatttcattttttttattggcagACAAAGCGgaagtttttcttttctttttcatttcatttttatataatcATACTAAATAATGTCGATGATGAATTATTCCAATATATTATCAAGCACAGGCTGCACAGCAATAATAGCACGATTGTTTTTACtcattattgttaaaaaaattattttcaaatgttaCTTTGCTATAggacaaaattaataaaagggGTTGTTctctctcactttttttttatttttttattttgaacttgTGTACTACCCAAACAATTCGACTTTAATTGAAGCGCATTAACAATTTGCGCTCAATCGTGAGATTAGACATGAAGTATGGCTTGATTCAAACAAAATTGCTTAGGAAACCAAGTGTCAAAGATAACTATTAGAAATCCTAGACCAGCATTTTACAAAAAGACTAAGAAAAGTGTGATtctttgccaaaaaaaaaaagtaagaagtGTGACCAATATCTCCATGATGTATTGTATCATCCTAACATCAAAATGCATCAATAGCTATAACATATAGTAGAAGAGTGTATGTTAAAATTTCGTCTTTTATTGTCCAGGAAGCTCCATCATTATCAATGTGAACCATCATCCACAAACTTGGTCAAACTTTCACCTGAAGGAAAGCAAGATTATTTCAATATAAGATATCTAAACATTCACATGATATCTGTCACACAGCAATCATGATAGTAATAGAATGGTTACCAAAAAGGTGTATTTGGTTACAACCATCTACCAGGTTTCACACAATTTATGGAATGAGTTTGATGATGAAATGAAATCACACAAAGATCTAGATCAGAAACTAGAAAAAGTGGTACAAAGCCTGATTTACAAACTTAAATCTAACACATGAGGTATTTATGTTACCATGATTTCAAAACCATCTTTAACTTGAATAAAACATCCACGTATTTATTTGCAGCAAACAATAAGTTAACCTTTAGCATGCAATAAAAAACTGCCCCAACATAATGATCCACTTTCTATTCCAAGCTTAAACTttcaaagaggaaaaaaaaaaatggctccAACTTACTACAGGCTTGTGACCCATCACCTTTTGGCCTAATGGAACTCGTGCCACAGATGAAGCAGCTGCGACAGCAGCAACACGTATTCTGCCGAATTCATTATGCATTTCATAGTCAGCAAGTCATTAAACATATAAGAGCTATGGGAAATAGTGAGAGATTGagacggaaaaaaaaaatcacggcACCTCCTATGTACATCTATATCTGTTTCATCCCAGATTTCTTCCTGCATGGACAGAAAAAAATTAGCAAAGTTTATCCATTCCATGGGCTACACAACATACAGCATTTTGTCTGTTGTGCCTATAACACAGAACAATGTCTATCTGTCACATAAAGTAATGATGATAAACATAAATAGACAACAGTGTTGTCAATCACGGATTGACTATAGCGCAGCCATTTGAAACACTCTGAACTAAATAGCGCATCGCAGAACAATAGTGATTTGTTTGAGTTCCACTGTGTTAAAGCATTACAGTTCtgctatagccgctatttgatAACACTGATGGATAACAGGGTTTGCTGGAGATTAAGGTAAGTAGGGCTACCTGCAGGAGTTCTTCAAAAACATCCTCTAGGGTTATGATGCCAATAACTTCCCCATCTTTATCATAAGGAAAGTCATGGACACTATTTGGTGACGTGTCACTTTCTTCGCATTGTTCGTCGGCATTATTGGGATCATTATATCCTCTAGGGTTATGATGCCTAGAAAGTTTGTCAATATTGATAACATTGTCTGGTTTCTCATAAGTCCCGGCTAGCAATGGCACAGTCAGTTGAGAACGGTGTTTGATGCCTACTTCATCCTTCGAGTTGTTGAAGTCGCCAGCTTCCTGAAGgttgtttttctctcttataaCCTTAACTACAACTGCCATATGACTGTTTCCTTTTTGAAACTCGTTAAGGATATTGTATAAAGGCATATCTGCTGGAAACCTGTGTTATTCATGAATAATAACTTTATTCAATTGataagttataaaaaataaaatgaaaggaCACAATTGGCCAAACCTAGGAATTTTCCGGATGTTGAAGGAACTAACTAGACTCCCTGTCTCAGGTCTTACAGTAAGAAGATTTTTTACCTAGCAAAGAGTAGCAAAGAGTTTTTAGCAGCAAgtggcaacaaaaaaaattcgatAAAACATTTTGAGAGCACTGTGGATAATCACACTTACTAGCAAGAGgccaattatattttttggatttccaCTGTATACAGGGATACGACTATGACCTCGTTCAAGAATTCTCCCAATTGCTTCCCTGTGATAAAACAGAAAACAAGTTATGACTTCACTTCAGCTCTATATAACACTTTAAGCCACTTTGGATAAACTTATCAGGAAAGACTTGTCAAAACAAATCAACATATAATTTGGTATTTAAGCATAGGAAGAATTTGAATGTCCAAAGTTACTTATATAAGTTATATTTCTTCTAACATTGTCCACTAAGTAATCTTATGTATTGAAGTCTTAAAGTTTGACACTGGTACTACTATCATGTGAGGAAGAAATAACTGAACTTGCTGTGACTTCTATATAGATCCGAACAGAAATGCTTACAGAAGCAAACGCACCAGTCCAATTTGGAAGCAACATCCAAGGAAAAAGTTGAATCGATTGATGTCATAGCCTGCTCTGCAGTCTGCATAGCAATGTAGAATTTTTTCCTATATTAGAATAAAAACAATATAGTAGATacatttgtatttaatttatcaACTGAACGACTGGACGAGCTTGAAAGATAATTGAAGTTATAACAGATTCATAGACAGCAATCACTAATAAGGTTATGGTCGGGCAATAAATAGAACCTGGCCGATTAAGCTCATTAGAACAATTCACCTAACAGAGTGAATGTACTGGTAATCAGCATTTACCTTCTTAAAGAGATCTAGTGCTCCGCTGATAATCGTTGTCTCATCATGTGTGAGTTCACCTCCTTTACCAGCCTTTAATGATCAACAAAATGAAGTCAATGGAGATAGAAAGATACACGAAATTTTGACAAGGTGAAATTAGCAGCAATCATTTATAAAAGCAATATCTTCTTGACTTAGAAAGTTgtaaaacacacacacacacacacgtgaTAATTCAAACACGTTACCTCTTTGCTATGGATTGAAACAAAGGCTTTCAATTGTGCTCGCCTAAACATTACATCATCGTGTCCAAGCAAATAATCCAAACCCTAGAAGCACCAAGGATATACTATAAGCTCCATAAAAGCCATAGTTTGTTGCAAGTAGAAATTCAAACCCTTTTACTACAGGGCATGTGGTTAAGGATTCcatggaataaaaaaaatgatctatTTGAGCATAGaaatcattaaataattaaaatcacaATAAATATAAGAAGCAAATTTGACAAACGCCTTTATACTATGTTTGAAATTAGAGTGTGATGTAATATTAATgtaattcattcaataaaattgataatttgGGTAAGTATAATATTTACCACTCCAATAGGGTAAGCAATTGGATAACAAATGAACATCAGGAAGCGTACAAGCCCAATAAAACTAGCTCCAACATAGAGTCCATGTTTTGTACATATAGCTTGCGGAATGACCTAATAATCCCATGTGACAAGATAACAGTCAGTGCAATGTCCTACTTGATTATGATGCAAGCAAACTCAACTAGAAACATAATGTACCTCTCCGAAAGCCAGAACAAAAGTTACTGATAACAACACTGCTACAACAGGGTGGAAGATTTTATCCAGGTAAAGTGGAAGTGCCTGCAAATTAAAAATCCAGTCATATTTTACCATAATTCCACTTTATTATATCACTTATTGAAGCATTTTCACACATATCTAAATGGCAAGATAATATTAGATAcatgtgcaaaaaaaaaaaaaaaaaaaatacactgtTCATATGAGTTTTAGGGCATATTTGAATCAACTTATTTAACCATATCTATTAACATAAGCACTATTGCACTAACTGTACAAGATATTTTAtaaaagggtcttgttaaccgaTGCCCccagggcactggttaaggaaactaaaaagGAAAGTTTTAAAgtgaaaataacactttttatgCTTTTGAGGAGTTGACAGCACATGTTCCAATGCAATACTTACTACATTTGATTCCttttataaaaacagcttatgacatacATTCATAAagtgtttttagcttatttccacCAGCTCTAGCTCTCCATGATAGCCGGTGGAAAcagtttataacttatatgaaaacagtttgaccTAAAATTGTCTTTTGTTAGAAAAATATTGTATGCATATGTAACACGCACACGCCACAAATGACCCTATCATGACACACTGACACTGACATCAGACACTAACATTGACACACACCCGTCAACaccaataaaattttgagaaatcACATGTGTCATTATCATAGTGTTAGACAGACACGGGGACACATGTCAGACACATCAACaccaataaaattttgagaaatcACATGTGTGAGTGTCATAGTGTGACATTGACACATGTTAGACACCAAGACACATCTTCGATCAAAAGTGTCGGCTTTACAGAGTGCATAAGCATGATTAATAATGAAATTGGAAAAAGTACATACCTCCATGGCACAGGCATTGCAAAGAAGCAAAGTAACAAGTAGCTGGTGTTGTTTTTGAAGAACAGGAAAAATAGCAGCTGcaacaacaagaagaagaatgaataaagattaaagaacaaaaaacaaaaaacaataatctCAAGAAAGAAAGCGGCATTATATATTAGTATTACCAGCTTGTTTTCTCTCGGTGGAAGAACCACTTCTCTGAAGAATTTCAAGGTCAACAGGACGTTTAGACATTAAACCAAGCGTAAGACCAGACATGATACCAGCAaagagaacaagcgagaaagaAACTCCGGCGTAAACAAACCACCATAACGTACCGAACGGAACATCGTCGCCGTCGGTAACGAAAGAATCATTCTTTCTAGCGAGGAggtttagaagaagaagaagaaggttctGAGGgaacatttttttgttatgaaattcaGAATTGTGAATTTTGTTCtttacttaataataataatagtaactgACTACAAACATATACCATGCGGCATGCGCCATGCTCCTCGCGTGTTCAGTCGAAGGGTACTACGGACAACGGAGAAAAAAGTGCAACTAATTGTTACCCgttttgaagagaaaattgTTAAACGACAAAATACTCGTGTCGTTTAGTtcgtttttatatattttttatatatttgattcgGTTCATAAAtagaattggattttttttttgaaagaaaattgaatcggattgtattctttgtttatttcctaatattttttcttatcaattaatTCAAGTTTTTAAGTCAATTTCATGGGGTCTCTACAGGGATGGAATGGgaggaaaaaaatatagacaAATTGAGTGACGAGAAGTAAAGAAGTTCTGACCCCTTGACCTCTGCCTCGTCTCATTGACATCCCACTTCACTTTACATTCCATTCCATGTGAGTTCCACATTTTCTTAATTCAAATTAAGTAGGGAGAGAGGGAGGTTGGATGATGGATGAATGTGTGTCtactaaatatttttaggaTCATCTTAAACAATTTGAATATCATGTTTTAATCTTAAAAAGTATGTCTCTAATAAAAACAAAGTATACAAAATTCAAAGAGCCATTTTTTGTTTAGCTCTTATTTGGATTCGCTTATTTTAAACTTATATAGTCTTATCTACTcgtattatattttaataagctcTCATTATAAGTTTGTCATCGGACTTACATAGAACCTTTGCGAATTAGCTCAAATTGATTCTCTATGTCCCTTCTTTTTCTAAACTAACACGCTTATCTTCCCTTTTAACACACTTTTTTATGGTGATGAAAGAGGGTCGAACCCaacaaaagtatttttttttaaaggaacacAAGTATTTTTATATACCGCTTGTAAGTTTATCATTGTTTGTTTCCGTAAGTTTAGTTCAATTGATAGGGGCATTGTACAATATACACAGAGGCGGAAGTTTGAACCCACACACACTACTTctccaaatttaaaatatgtgaactGCTCCTACTAAGCtgattgaacaaaaaaaaaagttcatcattttttttatattataccacttatatttatcttttattccAACttatttcattcttttgtttttatggtACCcgaattaaattattatatttgtaatatccttttaataaaaacttgtatttttttaaaattaaaactatattaacattttataattgtttatataatgatatatataaacacttcaatttatgtaagtctTTTTAGTGTATATATCAAAACCTAAATAATTTATTGAGCCCAATAGCTTATGATATAAATTCAAATGATATAAGCATTTATATAAGTTGCTTATCCGAATGAGGCTTGAATTGTAAATGACATAAGAAACTCGAAAATAAcatcaataattaataaaaatcatgTACAACatattaagtgtatgtttgtttacagcttctttttttttttttttttgaaaaataaatatggtttttagtttttttgacacAAATAAGTATTTCATCTTTTTGGCGCGaatttttttgataataaatttttaaaaaaatgtttaaaatttctcgtaaaaataattttatagagatatcatttttaaataaatttgtgttttttattttattaaaactcTAACAATAAGCATTTAAGTTAATGAACAtcaaaattttctcttttaatataAGTCAAATGAGTTCGATATAgctttctattatttttgaataagctttcataaaaattattttaaacatacAAAGAAAAACACTTTTTGTCAATATATAGTAAACATACTCTAGccaaaattttaatcctcttaATTTTAAAGTCATGTGTTAAAAGGCTTTGTTGCATATGCATATGACCGACTATGACATTTTCCATATACTTGAACATTTAGGTCTAGTCTAATCATATTAAATGTTATCTAacgataaaattttaaaaaatcacgtCTTTGTAGAGTaagaatatgaattaaattttacCAACTATAACAACATTGTTtgccaaattttaatttattaatattttcagTATGATTGACTCATTTCCACCACAATACTCATAAATTTTTGCGATGGTAGGCTCAAGTTAATTGCGTGTACGCTAGCGAGGTCCGTTTaggttatttttaaaattaatttgtttcttcttgtttttggaATTTGCTTCTTTCTAAATCTGTGACTTGGATTGACATAAAATTTAAGTTTGTGAGTAGAGGTGAGCAAGAGATGGGTTGAGACATGTTATACCTCCTCATAACTCAACCTTAAATTTTTGTTGGATGAGTTTTTAGACCGTAACTCGTATCTAGACTTAAACTATATTTCATATTATGTGAGTTAAATTAATTCAATCTATTTAAGACAACATTGGGTTGATTTGAAGGACAATAGGAACAATATTACGAGATGGTCATTCTATTATGACTAAAAGTTGAAAGTAAAAGATCGTGTTTTCtttatcatattttatcatatactcTAACTCAAAACATGATTCTACTACTACAGCAAGATTTCTACctgaattaatataattttccaTTGGGCTAGGTTCTATGGGGCGGATCCGAATAATCTTCATGATCATTTAGTGCAGTTTACTTACTTGACAGGTGTTGGTAAAGTTAAACGTTCTTTTCTGCAGCTAATTTGGATTCTGTGTACTTTGATTGTGTGGAACGAACGTAATAACCACTTGTTTAGTAATGTTGTAACGGACGTACCCAGGTTGTTGGATAAGATTAAATTGTTATCATTAgggtggctgaaagctaaaaaaaCTCATGTTTGTTTATGGTACTCAGATGTGGTGGTCAAGTCCTATGTTATATCTAGGCATTGCATAATCACTgtgttttgttctttgttttggACTATGTAACATTTTGTATCTTGTAGCAGAATCCTAAGCATACCTTGTGCTTGGAAACTGCTACGTTgtgtta containing:
- the LOC25499100 gene encoding putative DUF21 domain-containing protein At1g03270 isoform X2 — its product is MFPQNLLLLLLNLLARKNDSFVTDGDDVPFGTLWWFVYAGVSFSLVLFAGIMSGLTLGLMSKRPVDLEILQRSGSSTERKQAAAIFPVLQKQHQLLVTLLLCNACAMEALPLYLDKIFHPVVAVLLSVTFVLAFGEVIPQAICTKHGLYVGASFIGLVRFLMFICYPIAYPIGVGLDYLLGHDDVMFRRAQLKAFVSIHSKEAGKGGELTHDETTIISGALDLFKKTAEQAMTSIDSTFSLDVASKLDWEAIGRILERGHSRIPVYSGNPKNIIGLLLVKNLLTVRPETGSLVSSFNIRKIPRFPADMPLYNILNEFQKGNSHMAVVVKVIREKNNLQEAGDFNNSKDEVGIKHRSQLTVPLLAGTYEKPDNVINIDKLSRHHNPRGYNDPNNADEQCEESDTSPNSVHDFPYDKDGEVIGIITLEDVFEELLQEEIWDETDIDVHRRIRVAAVAAASSVARVPLGQKVKV
- the LOC25499100 gene encoding putative DUF21 domain-containing protein At1g03270 isoform X1, with amino-acid sequence MFPQNLLLLLLNLLARKNDSFVTDGDDVPFGTLWWFVYAGVSFSLVLFAGIMSGLTLGLMSKRPVDLEILQRSGSSTERKQAAAIFPVLQKQHQLLVTLLLCNACAMEALPLYLDKIFHPVVAVLLSVTFVLAFGEVIPQAICTKHGLYVGASFIGLVRFLMFICYPIAYPIGVGLDYLLGHDDVMFRRAQLKAFVSIHSKEAGKGGELTHDETTIISGALDLFKKTAEQAMTSIDSTFSLDVASKLDWEAIGRILERGHSRIPVYSGNPKNIIGLLLVKNLLTVRPETGSLVSSFNIRKIPRFPADMPLYNILNEFQKGNSHMAVVVKVIREKNNLQEAGDFNNSKDEVGIKHRSQLTVPLLAGTYEKPDNVINIDKLSRHHNPRGYNDPNNADEQCEESDTSPNSVHDFPYDKDGEVIGIITLEDVFEELLQEEIWDETDIDVHRRIRVAAVAAASSVARVPLGQKVMGHKPVVKV